One genomic segment of Odocoileus virginianus isolate 20LAN1187 ecotype Illinois chromosome 17, Ovbor_1.2, whole genome shotgun sequence includes these proteins:
- the FN3K gene encoding fructosamine-3-kinase, translating into MEQLLRAELRTATLRAFGSPGAGCISEGRAYDTDAGPVFVKINHRTLARQMFEGEMASLEALRSTGLVRVPRPIKVIDLPGGGAAFVMEHLKMRGLSSQASKLGDQMADLHLYNQKLGEKLREEENRVGQRAEGTGPQYVTKFGFHTVTCCGFIPQVNEWQDDWPTFFTRHRLQSQLDLIEKDYADREARELWSQLQVKIPDLFCGLEIVPALLHGDLWSGNVAEDDSGPIIYDPASFYGHSEFELAIALMFGGFPRPFFTAYHQKVPKAPGFDRRLLLYQLFNYLNHWNHFGRQYRSPSLGTMRKLLK; encoded by the exons ATGGAGCAGCTGCTGCGCGCGGAGCTGCGCACCGCTACCCTGCGCGCCTTCGGGAGCCCCGGGGCCGGCTGCATCAGCGAGGGGCGCGCCTATGACACAGATGCCGGCCCGGTGTTTGTCAAGATCAACCACAGGACGCTG GCCCGGCAGATGTTTGAGGGGGAGATGGCAAGCCTGGAGGCTCTTCGGAGCACTGGCCTGGTGCGGGTGCCTCGGCCCATCAAGGTGATTGACCTGCCTGGAGGCGGAGCTGCCTTTGTGATGGAGCATCTGAAGATGAGGGGCCTGAGcag TCAGGCATCAAAACTTGGAGACCAGATGGCAGATTTGCACCTTTACAACCAGAAGCTCGGGGAGAagctgagggaggaggagaataGAGTGG GCCAGAGGGCCGAGGGTACTGGGCCCCAGTATGTGACCAAGTTCGGCTTCCACACAGTGACCTGCTGCGGCTTCATCCCACAG GTGAACGAGTGGCAGGATGACTGGCCAACCTTCTTCACCCGGCACCGGCTCCAATCACAGCTGGACCTCATTGAGAAGGATTATGCTGACCGAGAGGCACGAGAACTCTGGTCACAGCTACAG GTGAAGATTCCAGATTTGTTTTGTGGTCTGGAGATTGTCCCTGCCCTTCTTCATGGGGATCTCTGGTCGGGAAATGTGGCAGAGGATGACAGCGGGCCCATTATTTATGACCCAGCCTCCTTCTACGGCCATTCTGAGTTTGAACTGGCAATTGCCTTGATGTTCGGGGGGTTTCCCAGGCCCTTCTTCACCGCCTACCACCAGAAGGTCCCCAAGGCTCCAGGGTTTGACAGGAGGCTGCTGCTCTATCAGCTCTTTAACTACTTGAACCACTGGAACCACTTCGGTAGGCAGTACAGGAGCCCATCGCTGGGCACCATGAGGAAGCTTCTCAAATAA